From the Halomonas sp. MCCC 1A13316 genome, the window CGCCCGTGTGGGGTTTTCGCGTTATGCTTCTCTACCTCGAGAAACGGTGCGAGCGACGGTCAGACAAGGCGAAAACTGGCGAAGAAGCGGAGCTTACTGTTGTAAGTGAGCATTCTAAGCCAGTTTTCAACGCCGTATGACCGAGCGCAGCCCGTTTATTAACCAAGATCGATGCAGAGGTACTTGGTTTCGAGAAACTCCTCGATCCCCTGGTGGCCGCCCTCGCGTCCGAGGCCGGATGCCTTGACGCCGCCGAACGGCGCCGCGGTGTTGGAGATCAGGCCGGTGTTGATGCCCACCATGCCGTACTCCAGTGCATCGGCAACGCGCCACACACGACCCAGGTCGCGCGAGTAGAAGTAGGAGGCGAGCCCGTACTGGGTGTCGTTGGCCATGCGCACGGCGTCTTCCTCGTCCTCGAAGGGAAACACCGCCGCTAGCGGGCCGAAGGTCTCTTCCTGGGCCACCTTCATGTCGTCATTGGCGAAGCTGATCAACGTCGGCGAGAAGAAGTTGCCACCCAGCGGATGGGGGTGGCCGCCGAGCAGCAGCTCCGCTCCCTTGTCGACGGCATCGTGTACGTGCTCGCTGACCTTGGCCACGGCATTCTCGTCGATCAGCGGCCCGATGTTGATGTCGGGCTCGGTGCCGTCGCCTACCTTGAGCTCGCTGTTCATCGCCACTGCCAGTTTCTCGCAGAAGGCATTGACCACGCTGGACTGAACCAGGAAACGGTTGGTGCAGATGCAGGTCTGGCCGGCATTGCGGAACTTGGCCGCCATGGCCCCTTCCACCGCCGCATCCAGGTCGGCATCCTCGAAGACGAGGAACGGCGCGTTGCCGCCCAGCTCCAGCGAGATTTTCTGAATATGCTGTGAGGCTCTCGACATCAGCTCGCGACCCACCTCGGTGGAGCCGGTAAAGGTGATCTTGCGCACCAGCGGAGATTCAGTCATGGCCGCGGCAATCTCGGCGGCACGGCCCGGCACCACGTTGAACACTCCGCGGGGCACCCCGGCGCGCTCGGCCAGCAGCGCCATGGCAGTGGCCGAGAACGGCGTCTGGCTGGCCGGCTTGATCACGATGGTACAGCCTGCCGCCAGCGCCGCCCCGGCCTTGCGTGTGATCATGGCAGCGGGGAAGTTCCATGGCGTGATTGCACCGACCACGCCGACCGGCTGCTTGGTGATCACGATGCGCTGGTTGGGCTTGGCGGCGGGAATGGTCTCGCCATAGACCCGTCGGGCCTCCTCGGCGAACCAGCGCAAGAAGCTCGCTGCATAAGCGATCTCGCCGGCGGCCTCCTTGAGCGGCTTGCCCTGCTCGTGGGTCATGATCATTGCCAGGTCGTCCTGATGCTCGAACATCAGGTCGTGCCATTTCATCAAGATGTCGGCCCGCTCCTGCGCGGTGAGCGCTCTCCAGCCGACCAGCGCCTTATCGGCAGCGGCAATGGCACGTTCGGTCTCACTCCGGCCCAACCTGGGCACGGTGCCGAAGGTCTCTCCTGTCGCTGGATTGACGACCTCGATCTGTTCGCCACTGTCGGCGGCTACCCAACTGCCGTCGATATAGGCGAAAGGGCAATAAAGCTGTGTTTCCTTGAGGGCTTCCATGTTGTCTCTCCTGGCCTCAGCGGGCCCTGTACCGAGTGAAGTGAATTCGTGCCAAGCCTTGCCCCCCTCTCACTGGGCCTCGCTGCTGCGTTGCTCGGGTACGCTCTCGGGAATGCCTTCCTGTACTGGCGGCTGAAGCATAGCGTTAAGTATGGCAAGTATCAGGGCCAGCGCGATGGCTATCCAGCATAATGCGCGGCCAACGTAGCGCCCGGGCTGGCGTTGGACCTGGCGCAGGCCCATCACGGCGAAGATGGCGGCGGCGAGATTCAATGGCAGCAGGCTGCCCTGAAACAGCAGGGCGACGAGCGCCGTTACGATGGCCGTCATGGCCCAGGGGGCATGGCGGCGCCGCGGCGTGTCACGGGAGGGGCAGTCACGTTCCAACGAATCGTCTCTCTATCGGTTCGGCAGTATGGCCTCATGCTAAGCGCAAAGACCCTTTGTCACCAACCCTGGGGAAAGACGTGAATAACTTCAACGGTTTCGACGCGGGTCCCGGCTTGCCGAGAGGGTAATGGAAACCGAATCGGCGAAACGCAGTGCATGTGGCTTGTCGATCTCGACCTGCGCCGTGAGCACCTGTTCATGGCTCATGATCAGGTCGAGCACTTCTCGCGTCATGCGCTCCAGAAGCAGAAAGCGGCCCTCCTCCACCAGCTCGATCACTTCCTTGCTGATCGTACGATAGTTGAGCGCCTGCTCGATGAGATTGAACGCCACGGCCTTGTCGGCCCGATAGCGGATCACGGCATTGATGACCACATCCTGGCGGTTGTGGATCTCCTCATCCTTGATGCCGATAAAAGTGCGCAGGCGCAGATTCTTGATGCGAATCGTGGCCAGTTCGTGATCGAGATGCTGATCGTCCAGGACATGCAGTGTCATGGCGTGGCTCCGGGCAAGGTACGTCCGCTGGACGGGCCGCCCCGTCAGCGGCCGCTGACCAGGGTGAGGAACTCCTGCCGTGTGGACTGGTTCTCGCGGAAAGCGCCCAGCATCACGGAAGAGGTCATACTGGAATTCTGCTTCTCCACGCCGCGCATCATCATGCACAGATGTCGTGCCTCGACCACCACCGCTACACCGCGCGCTCCGGTGACTCGCTGCACGGCCTCGGCGATCTGCCGCGTCAGGTTTTCCTGGATCTGCATGCGTCGTGCATACATGTCGACGATACGCGCAAACTTGGAGAGCCCCAGCACCTTGCCGTTGGGCAAATAGGCAATATGGCACTTGCCGATGAAAGGCAGCAGATGGTGCTCGCACATCGAGTAGAGCTCGATGTCCTTGACCAGCACCATCTCATCGGTCTCGCTCTCGAAAACGGCACCGTTGATGATCTCCTCGAGGGTCTGGGAGTAGCCACGAGTGAGAAACTGCATTGCCTTGGCGGCACGCTTCGGCGTATCGCGCAGGCCCTCTCGATCCGGATCCTCGCCCAGCTCGAGAATAATCTGGCGGTAGAAGTTGGCAAGCTCTTCGTTCATGGTCAGGCCCTGGACTCAGTTACCGTTCATCTCGTGATGGCCCGGCCATCGTCTATGACTCATACAAAGGATATGCACAATATTGTTCCTTGTACAATTTCTTACACCCCTGGACGATATTCTACCGTAACCGAAGTCTCGCCGCAGTCGGTATGCCTGAAAACGACATGCTGCGACATTCGTGCCACTGCTATGCCTGGGCGGCTATGGTAAAATCATGGCTTTCAGTGCTGCCGATGCGCGCAGCCTGGTCCTTCGAGAGCCCCGGATATGATCAAGATTCCAGACGCGATACGGTCAGCCAGCGGACTGGCCCTTTTTCTCCTGCTTCCCCTGCATGCTTCTGCCAACACCCTTTCCGTGCCCGCGGATGCCGTCGTCGCCTTCCAGGTGATCGACGACCTCGTCCTGGAGGGAGAAAGCGGACGCCGTGACGATATCCTGCTTCGCCCCGTCAGTGCCGATGAGGCTGCCACCCATGAGCTGCCCGAGTATTGTGTCGTGGTGGGAGATGCTCTCCAGGATGGCGATCGACTGCGAGTGACAGCCAAGGCACTGACCTGCGTCGAAACCGAAGGCAGCGACAGCGACATCTACAACGGAGAAATTTCCGCAGCTGCATACGAAATGGACGGCAGCTACGGCCTGGCAGTGTGCGATGCATCCCGCTGCGCACTCACGAGCGATCACGTCTTTCATCTCAAGCTGGCCAAGGGCCTTGAGATCGAGGAGCAGGACAATCCCTCCGCTCGCATCAACGAGCAACGGCGCCAGGCCGACGGCGCTGGGGTAGCCAATCCAGTTCCTGCCGATCGCCCCGACCCCGACAGCAACTGAGCTCTCTGTTCTAGCGCACCCTGAAGGGTGCGCAGCTTTCGGCTTCAGGCCAGCCAGCGTGGCGTGCGCCCCAGTGCCTGACGCTGCTGCTCCAGTTGGCGAATGTGCGCCTCCCAGTAGCCAGCATCGGCTACCCAGGGAAAGGCCGGGGGGAAAGCCGGGTCGTCCCAGCGTGCCACCAGCCAGGCGCTGTGTCGCATCAGACGCAGCGTGCGCAGGGGCTCGATCAGTGTCAGCTCACGGCGATCGAACTCTCGGTGCTGTTCGTATCCCTCCAGCACTTCTGACAGTTGCATATGCCACTCCGCTTCGTGCTCGGCGGTGAGAAACATCCACAGATCCTGTACCGCGGGCGCCA encodes:
- a CDS encoding NAD-dependent succinate-semialdehyde dehydrogenase, which gives rise to MEALKETQLYCPFAYIDGSWVAADSGEQIEVVNPATGETFGTVPRLGRSETERAIAAADKALVGWRALTAQERADILMKWHDLMFEHQDDLAMIMTHEQGKPLKEAAGEIAYAASFLRWFAEEARRVYGETIPAAKPNQRIVITKQPVGVVGAITPWNFPAAMITRKAGAALAAGCTIVIKPASQTPFSATAMALLAERAGVPRGVFNVVPGRAAEIAAAMTESPLVRKITFTGSTEVGRELMSRASQHIQKISLELGGNAPFLVFEDADLDAAVEGAMAAKFRNAGQTCICTNRFLVQSSVVNAFCEKLAVAMNSELKVGDGTEPDINIGPLIDENAVAKVSEHVHDAVDKGAELLLGGHPHPLGGNFFSPTLISFANDDMKVAQEETFGPLAAVFPFEDEEDAVRMANDTQYGLASYFYSRDLGRVWRVADALEYGMVGINTGLISNTAAPFGGVKASGLGREGGHQGIEEFLETKYLCIDLG
- the folX gene encoding dihydroneopterin triphosphate 2'-epimerase → MTLHVLDDQHLDHELATIRIKNLRLRTFIGIKDEEIHNRQDVVINAVIRYRADKAVAFNLIEQALNYRTISKEVIELVEEGRFLLLERMTREVLDLIMSHEQVLTAQVEIDKPHALRFADSVSITLSASRDPRRNR
- the folE gene encoding GTP cyclohydrolase I FolE, which codes for MNEELANFYRQIILELGEDPDREGLRDTPKRAAKAMQFLTRGYSQTLEEIINGAVFESETDEMVLVKDIELYSMCEHHLLPFIGKCHIAYLPNGKVLGLSKFARIVDMYARRMQIQENLTRQIAEAVQRVTGARGVAVVVEARHLCMMMRGVEKQNSSMTSSVMLGAFRENQSTRQEFLTLVSGR